The following proteins are co-located in the Bradyrhizobium sp. AZCC 2176 genome:
- a CDS encoding energy transducer TonB — MMQLAAEDRSDLQRWMFSSLAVLCVYAGLTATLATWRYPDDTIAAEPSGAIVVDLAPLAAAPSTTPTDIAPGPEQVMSEAQPVAKPEETTPDETPELPPAPSPDAAVALPTKPQPDVTPQQQAAATTSAPPAVNERVAPVAVAPTQGVPNDKTSEAAVTWRTQVLALVERNKRYPEAARSRREQGTAQVSFTLDRKGMVVSSRVTQSSGSNALDEEAIALLKRAQPFPAPPATFPGEFVVVRQPIRFMVKS; from the coding sequence ATGATGCAGCTTGCGGCCGAAGATCGTTCTGATCTGCAACGGTGGATGTTCAGCAGCCTTGCGGTGCTGTGCGTCTACGCCGGATTGACCGCCACGCTCGCCACCTGGCGCTATCCGGACGACACCATAGCCGCCGAACCTTCGGGCGCGATCGTGGTCGATCTGGCGCCGCTGGCCGCAGCGCCCTCGACCACGCCGACCGACATCGCGCCCGGTCCGGAACAGGTGATGTCGGAAGCGCAGCCGGTGGCGAAGCCTGAGGAAACGACGCCAGATGAAACGCCTGAACTGCCGCCCGCTCCCAGTCCGGACGCGGCCGTGGCGCTGCCGACCAAACCACAGCCTGACGTGACGCCGCAGCAGCAGGCGGCCGCCACCACCTCAGCACCACCGGCGGTCAACGAACGGGTCGCACCGGTAGCGGTGGCGCCGACCCAAGGTGTGCCGAACGACAAGACTTCGGAAGCCGCGGTGACATGGCGAACCCAGGTCCTCGCCTTGGTCGAAAGGAACAAGCGGTACCCGGAGGCCGCACGGTCGCGGCGCGAGCAAGGGACGGCGCAGGTGTCGTTCACCCTCGATCGCAAGGGAATGGTTGTCAGCTCGCGCGTAACTCAAAGTTCGGGCTCCAACGCGCTTGATGAGGAAGCCATCGCGCTCCTCAAGCGGGCGCAGCCTTTCCCGGCGCCGCCCGCAACGTTTCCCGGCGAATTCGTCGTTGTGAGGCAGCCGATCCGCTTCATGGTGAAATCGTGA
- the exbD gene encoding TonB system transport protein ExbD has protein sequence MAASLNQGNGDLSEVHEINVTPFIDVILVLLIIFMVAAPLATVDIAVDLPASNAQPQPRPDKPVYLTVKPDLSLSVGNETVGRGALPGVLDASTSGQKDTRIFLRADKLVPYGEVMQVMNLLRAAGYLKVALVGMEQASSP, from the coding sequence ATGGCCGCCAGTCTGAACCAGGGCAATGGCGATCTGTCCGAGGTCCATGAGATAAATGTGACGCCGTTCATCGACGTCATTCTCGTTCTGCTCATCATCTTCATGGTTGCAGCCCCGCTTGCGACCGTCGATATCGCCGTCGATCTTCCGGCCTCGAACGCGCAGCCACAGCCGCGGCCCGACAAGCCGGTCTACCTGACCGTGAAGCCGGACCTGTCGCTCTCCGTCGGCAACGAAACCGTAGGCCGCGGCGCGCTGCCGGGCGTGCTCGATGCCAGCACCAGCGGCCAGAAGGATACCCGCATTTTCCTGCGCGCCGACAAACTCGTCCCGTATGGCGAAGTCATGCAGGTGATGAACCTGCTGCGCGCCGCCGGCTACCTCAAGGTCGCGCTGGTCGGAATGGAGCAAGCCTCGTCGCCATGA
- the exbB gene encoding tonB-system energizer ExbB, translated as MQADIVVKAVMVGLVFATAVTWTVWLSKTIELIKARQNARGAVRELAKARSVDDAVRQVRQGAVAQLLEGALAELRLSTDRMDRDGIKVRITSRLQQIEAAASRRIAFGTGVLATIGSTGPFVGLFGTVWGIMNSFIGISKSQTTNLAVVAPGIAEALLATALGLVAAIPAVVIYNLFARQIASYRALLGDGSAEIARIVGRDLDSGTLLVRRHLAAAE; from the coding sequence ATGCAGGCCGACATCGTCGTCAAAGCGGTGATGGTCGGCCTGGTTTTTGCGACCGCAGTCACCTGGACCGTATGGCTCTCGAAGACCATCGAACTGATCAAGGCGCGGCAGAATGCGCGAGGCGCCGTGCGCGAACTCGCCAAAGCCCGAAGCGTGGACGACGCCGTGCGGCAGGTCCGCCAGGGCGCGGTTGCCCAATTGCTCGAGGGTGCGCTGGCGGAATTGAGATTGAGCACCGATCGAATGGACAGGGACGGGATCAAGGTGAGGATCACTTCCCGGCTGCAGCAGATCGAGGCGGCGGCAAGCAGGCGGATCGCCTTCGGCACCGGCGTGCTTGCGACCATCGGATCGACCGGCCCGTTCGTCGGACTGTTCGGGACGGTCTGGGGAATCATGAACAGCTTTATCGGGATCTCGAAATCGCAAACCACCAACCTCGCCGTGGTCGCGCCCGGTATAGCCGAGGCGCTGCTGGCGACGGCGCTCGGGCTGGTGGCGGCGATTCCCGCGGTCGTGATCTACAATCTGTTCGCGCGCCAGATCGCCTCATACCGCGCGCTGCTTGGCGACGGATCGGCGGAGATCGCCCGCATCGTTGGGCGTGACCTCGACAGCGGCACCCTGCTCGTGCGGCGGCATCTCGCGGCGGCGGAGTAG
- the ccmI gene encoding c-type cytochrome biogenesis protein CcmI, translated as MTLWFVFALMTVAAIFAVLWPLSRSSSAQAGGSEAVVYRDQLAEIDRDVAAGLIGVSEAAAARVEIGRRLLAAAEGARDLPARPNLSLRRVSTVVALVGLPIAAVTFYLALGSPRLGDFPLASRTRTADVNQPIDNMVAQVEAHLEKNPSDGRGWTVLAPVLARLGRYEDAVRAYRNSITYAGDSADRRSDLGEALAAAAGGVVTAEAKAEFERAVAQNADEPKANYFLGLAAEQDGRQANAAAIWRGMLAKATADTPWRPLIEAALARVGDPAAPALSNDAMAAAKDMNEADRGAMIRGMVDRLATRLKQNGDDVQGWLRLVRAYMVMGERDKAMSALTDARQAVANDAERLRQLNEGLKNLGLDG; from the coding sequence ATGACGCTGTGGTTTGTGTTCGCGCTGATGACGGTCGCGGCGATCTTCGCCGTGCTCTGGCCGCTGAGCCGCAGCTCCTCTGCGCAGGCCGGCGGTAGTGAGGCTGTGGTCTACAGGGATCAACTCGCCGAGATCGATCGCGATGTCGCGGCCGGCTTGATCGGCGTGTCCGAGGCCGCGGCTGCGCGTGTCGAAATCGGCCGCCGCCTGCTCGCCGCCGCGGAAGGGGCGCGCGACCTGCCGGCGCGTCCGAACCTCAGCCTGCGCCGCGTCTCGACCGTCGTGGCGCTGGTGGGTTTGCCGATCGCGGCGGTGACGTTCTACCTCGCGCTCGGATCGCCGCGTCTCGGTGATTTTCCGCTGGCCTCTCGCACGCGCACGGCGGATGTCAACCAGCCGATCGACAACATGGTGGCGCAGGTCGAGGCGCATCTCGAAAAAAATCCTTCGGACGGTCGCGGCTGGACCGTACTGGCGCCGGTGCTGGCGCGGCTCGGCCGTTACGAGGATGCGGTCCGCGCCTACCGCAACTCGATCACTTACGCCGGCGACAGCGCCGATCGCCGCTCCGATCTCGGCGAAGCCCTTGCCGCCGCGGCGGGCGGCGTCGTCACGGCGGAGGCCAAGGCTGAATTCGAACGCGCGGTGGCGCAGAACGCCGATGAGCCCAAGGCCAACTACTTCCTCGGGCTCGCCGCCGAACAGGATGGCCGCCAGGCCAATGCCGCCGCGATCTGGCGCGGAATGCTCGCCAAAGCCACGGCCGACACGCCGTGGCGGCCACTGATCGAGGCGGCGCTGGCGAGAGTCGGTGATCCTGCCGCGCCCGCGCTCTCCAACGACGCGATGGCCGCGGCCAAGGACATGAACGAGGCCGACCGCGGCGCTATGATCCGCGGCATGGTCGACCGGCTCGCGACGCGGCTGAAGCAGAACGGCGACGATGTTCAGGGATGGTTGCGGCTGGTCCGGGCCTATATGGTGATGGGCGAGCGCGACAAGGCGATGAGCGCGCTGACTGACGCGCGGCAGGCGGTCGCAAACGATGCCGAACGCTTGCGCCAGCTTAATGAAGGTCTGAAAAATCTCGGGCTTGATGGATAG